One window of the Dehalococcoidales bacterium genome contains the following:
- the secF gene encoding protein translocase subunit SecF, giving the protein MLDIVGKRFWYFLISGVFILIAVVSLAVFGLKPSIEFSSGSIISLAFETPVEYDQFQQKMNDLGYSNAIVQRTGSGQFLVRTEVLTDAQKTQLETDLTAAFGTLSESSFNSVSPMIASETARNAGIAVAVAMVGMLLYVTYAFRKMPSPFRWGTCFVIALFHDILVTVGLFSLFGKMFGWEMNLMFITGILAIVGVSLDNTIVVFDRMRENQRMGVSPNFEAVVNRSQIETLGRSMNTSITILITCLALLLFVGGSIQNFVVVLMIGLIAGTFDSVFVAPGLLVVWDKNEWGRFIGRKKATPVKA; this is encoded by the coding sequence ATGCTTGATATAGTGGGAAAACGGTTCTGGTACTTCCTGATTTCCGGGGTATTCATCTTGATAGCGGTTGTCTCGCTGGCGGTATTCGGCCTCAAGCCGAGCATCGAGTTCAGCAGCGGGTCCATCATATCTTTAGCTTTTGAAACGCCGGTGGAATACGACCAGTTTCAGCAAAAAATGAACGATCTAGGCTACAGTAACGCCATCGTGCAGCGGACCGGTTCCGGCCAATTCCTCGTCCGCACCGAGGTGCTGACGGACGCCCAGAAAACGCAATTAGAAACCGACCTTACCGCCGCCTTCGGGACGCTGTCGGAATCTTCCTTCAACTCCGTCTCGCCCATGATAGCTTCGGAGACAGCGCGCAACGCCGGCATCGCGGTAGCGGTGGCTATGGTGGGTATGCTGCTTTACGTTACCTACGCTTTCCGCAAAATGCCCAGCCCCTTCCGCTGGGGCACCTGCTTCGTCATCGCGCTTTTCCATGACATTCTGGTCACGGTGGGGCTGTTCTCCCTGTTCGGCAAGATGTTCGGCTGGGAAATGAACCTGATGTTTATTACCGGCATCCTGGCCATCGTGGGCGTCAGCCTGGACAACACCATCGTCGTCTTCGACCGGATGCGGGAGAACCAGCGCATGGGCGTCAGCCCCAACTTCGAGGCGGTGGTCAACCGCAGCCAGATAGAGACGCTGGGGCGGTCCATGAATACCAGCATCACCATCCTGATTACCTGCCTGGCCCTGCTGCTGTTCGTGGGAGGGTCCATCCAGAACTTCGTGGTGGTGCTGATGATAGGCCTCATCGCCGGCACGTTCGACTCCGTTTTCGTGGCGCCGGGGCTTTTGGTGGTGTGGGACAAGAACGAGTGGGGCCGGTTTATCGGGCGGAAGAAAGCCACCCCGGTTAAGGCATAA